The Sorangiineae bacterium MSr11954 DNA segment CGCGCGCTTGATGTCGGTCGCCACGCTGCCGAGATCGCGCCCCTCGACGCTGGCCTGCACCTCGACCACGCGCTGCACCAAGGAGTGCGAAACGAGCGACTTGGTCTGAATGGGCCGGATCTGCGAGACGCCGCCGAGGTACGGGGTGACCCCGGGCGAGAGGCTCCCGCCGCCGGGTCCCGAGCCCGTCTCGGTGATGGCGTGGTTGCCGGTGGTGAGCGGCAGACCTTTCAGCTCCGCGACGGAGCCCATACGGTCGATGGGCGTCTGCACCACCACCGAGTAGTTGACGCCGTTCTGCGGGCTGACCCAGAACGACGGCGACACCAGGGAGCTGGAGCTGAGCGACGTGAGCAAGTTGCTCGAGATGTCGCGCTGCTGCAGGCCCACTTGCGCGGCGCGCTCGCGGTCCACATCGACTTGCAGCGCCGGGTGATCGAAGACCTGCGGGATGCGCACGTCGACCACGCCGGGGATGGCCTTGAGCTTTTGCTGGAGGACCTTGGCGACCTCCATGGACTTGTCCATGTCGCGCCCCTCGATCTCGATGTCGAGCGGCGCCGAGAGGCCGAAGTTGAGCACCTGGCTGATGATGTCCGCCGGCTGGAAGTACAGGTGCACGCCGGGGAAGCGCTGGGCGAACTCCTGCCGAAGCTTCTTCTGGTACACGGCGGTCGGCGCGTGGCCGTGGTGCAGCGAGACCAACACGTCGGCGTCTTGCCCGCCCACGCTGTCGGTCTGCACGAAGGCCAGGTTGTAAAAGATGGGCAGGCCGATGTTGTCGTTGATGTTGTCGAGATCCTTGGGCGGGATCACCTCGCGGATGGTCTGCTCCACTTGGGCGAGCAGCTGCTCGGTCTCCTCGATGCGCGTACCGGAAGGAGCGCGCACGTGCAGGCGCATCTGGCCCGCGTCGACCTGCGGGAAGAAGTCCATGCCGACCAGCTTCCCGAGCGGCAGGGTCACCACCACCACCGCCACGCCGATGCCGATGGTGAAGGCGCGGTGCTTCAGCACCAAGGAGAGCACCCGCGTGTAGCCGGCTTGCAGGCGATCGAAGCCGCGATCGCGGGCGCGGTTGAAGCGATCCCAGAGGCCGGGGCCGTCCGCGTGGAGCTTCTCCTTCTCCATGAGCATGCGCGAGAGGGTCGGCACCAGGGTTCGCGAGAGGACGTACGAGGCCATCATGGACATGACCACGGACAGGGCCAGCGGCACGAAGAGGAACTTGGCCGGCCCCGTGAGCATGACCACCGGGAAGAACACGATGCAGATGGTGAGGGTCGCCGCCAGCGCGGGGGTGGCGATCTCCTCGGCGCCATCGAGGATGGCCACCGTGAGCGGCTTTCCGAGGTGGCGGTTTCGGTGGATGTTCTCCACGGCCACCGTGGCGTCGTCGACCAACATGCCGATGGCGAGCGCCAGACCCCCGAGGGTCATGATGTTCAAGGTGTTGCCGGTCAAGAACAGACCGATGAGGGCCGAGAAGATGGCCAGCGGGATCGACGTCGACACGATGATGACGCTGCGCCAGCTGCCGAGGAACAGGAGGATCATCAAGGAGACCAGCAGCGAGGAGACCACCGCCTCGTGCAAGACGCCCTTGATGGCCGCGCGCACGAAGGTCGACTGGTCGAAGTCGATCTTGATCTCCATGCCCTCCGGCGCCGCCGCCTTGATGGAGGGGACCAGCTCCTTCGCCGAGTCGACGACGGCCAGGGTCGATGCGCTGGCCTTCTTCAAGATGGCCAAGTACGTGGCCCGCTGCCCGTTCACGCGGACGATGTTGTTCTGCACGGCAAAGCCGTCGTGCACCTTGGCCACGTCGCCGAGGAAGACCATGGCGCCGCCCACCGTCTTGATGGGCATCTTGTTGAAGTCGGCCACCACGTCGGGGCTGTTGTTGAGCGCGACGTCGTACTCGGTGTTGCCCATGCGCGCGGCGCCGGCCGGCTGCGTGAGGTTCGACTGCAGGAGCGCGGTCACCACGTCCTGCGCCGACAAGCCGTGCGACTGGACGGCGCCCGGATCGACGTCGACCATGATCTGCCGCTGCTTGCCGCCGTACGGTGCGGGGGTGGCGAGGCCGGGCACGGTAAAGAGGCGCAGGCGGATGAAGTTGATGCCGTAGTCGTAGAGCTGCTGCTCGGTGAGGGTCGAGCTCGAGACCGTCATCTGCGCGACCGGTACGTTGGACGCGTTGTAGCGGACGATGGTGGGTGGCTGCATGCCGGGCGGCATCAAGCGGAGGGCCGTCGAGGACACCGAGCCAACCTGCGCGATGGCGCCGCCGATGTCGGCGCCCGGCTCGAAGTAGAGCTTGACGATGGCCGTGCCGCTGATGGTCTGGGACTCGATGCGGGAGATGCCGTCGACCGTGCTCGAGTAGGCGCGCTCACTCAAAAACGTGACGCGCTTCTCCATGTCGTCGGCCGACATGCCCGGGTAGTTCCACACGACGAGCACGACCGGGATGTCGATCGTCGGGAAAATGTCCGCCCGCATGCGGGTGATCGAGAGCGACCCGAGGAGCAGGATGACGAACGAAAAAACGGCGATCGTGTACGGACGCCGTAGCGCGAGGCGAACTATCCACATGGTAGGGGCATTGCCGGTCGGGGCGCCGGGCGCTCCGAGAGCCTTCGAAAAAAGGGGTTGCGAGGTGGATAGTGTCGGGTAGTTGTTTCCGCAACGGTTGCGAAAGCAATTATTGAGTCCCACCTTCTGGGCAGGCTTACTTTCCGGTTAGAATCGACTGCTCGTGTTGACAACCTCGTTGGGCAAAACGCCCCAACGCCAGCCGCCCCGAGGCCCCCCGGCTCCACCATGGTCGAAGTGAAGGATTCCCCGCAGGTACAAACGAGCTCGGTGCTTTTGGCCGAAGAGATCAGCCGCCTCATCCTTCGCACCCGAAAGCGACTGTGGCACATGATGGCCGCCACCTTGGAAGAGCGCGGGGAGTCCAGCTTCGACTGGCCGGTGCTCTGTTACTTGGCGCGAAACGGGCCGAGCTCGCAGCGCGATCTCGCGTACGGCGTTGCGCAGCACCCCGCAGGTCTTTCGCGGCTGATCGAGGAGCTCGAAGGGAGAAAGTTGGTGCGACGCCGGGTGGATAAGAACGACCGCCGGCGGCAGCTGGTGGAGGCCACCGCCAAAGGCAAAGCGTGGGTCGATGATTTGACGCCCCACGTGTTCGCGGCGTTCGACCAGGCGCTGGGCGGTCTCGAGGACGACGAGCGCCACGTGCTTCGCAGCTTGCTCATCAAGTTGTTGGCGGCGCCCACGCCCGAGTGAGTCGTGGTTCGAGCTTGCTCGAGCTCTAGGGGAGCGAAGGCGCGAGGCGGGCCAGTGTTTCGGCGGTCAGCGGGGAGGCGGTGCCGCGTTCTGTGTAGAGTGCACGAATGAGGCGGAAGGGGGTGACGTCGAAGGACGGGTTGTGGGCGCGCACGCCGTCGGGCATGATTTGGACTTCGCTCTCGCCGATGGAGACGTGGGAGACTTCGCGCTCGCCGCGTTGCTCGATGGGGATATCGGCGCCGCTGGGGCACGCCAGGTCGACGGTGCTCCAGGGGGCGGCGACGTCGAAGGGGATGCCGTGCAGCTGGGCGAGGCAGGCCACGCCGTAGGTGCCGATCTTGTTCGCCACGTCGCCGTTGCGGGCGACGCGATCGGCGCCCACGATGACCTGGTCGATGAGGCCGCGCGCCATGAACGATGCGACCATGGAGTCGGTGATGGTCTCCACTTGGATGCCGTCTTTGTGCAGCTCCCAGGCGGTGAGGCGCGCGCCTTGGAGGAGCGGGCGCGTCTCCGCGGACAGGACGCGGATCTTCTTGCCGGCATCGCGCGCCGCGCGGATGACGCCCAAGGCGGTGCCGTAGCCGCCGGTGGCCAGCGCGCCCGCGTTGCAGTGCGTGAGGACGGTGGCGCCGTCGCGCACGTTGGCGGCGCCGAGCGCGCCCATGGCGCGGCACGCGGCGACGTCCTCCGAGTGAATGGCGCGCGCCTCGGCGCCGAGCGCGAGCACGCGTTGAATGGGTGCTTCGCCGGCGATGCGGGCGACGGTGCGGGCCATGCGATCGAGCGCCCACGCCAAGTTCACGGCGGTGGGGCGCGTGCGGCGGAGCAGCTTGTCGGCCGTCTGCATGGACTCGAGGAAGCGCTCGCGGGAGCCTTCGATGAAGCCGGCGGCGAGCACCAAGCCATAGGCGGCGGCGATGCCGATGGCGGGCGCGCCGCGGACCTTCATGGTGGAGATGGCGTCAGCGACTTGTTCGACCCGCGAGAAGATCTCGTAGCGCTCGATCCGCGGAAGGAGCCTTTGATCGAGCATCACCACGTGGCGATCGCCGGGCATCAGCTCCGCGGCGGAGAAGAGGCTTCCGCTCAGGGGCTCCGGGTGCGGGTGGGCGCGACCGGTCTTCAGTGTGGGGATGGGGGTTCCGCCGCCAATGCTGCTCACGAGAACGTTCTTACACGATTCTCGGTGCGCCAGATAGACTGGACCACCCTCACCCGAGATGCCAAATTTGCGTGAAGCATGCGCGTGGGGAGAGAGCCGGACGACGAGGTTCACGGAGCGCTTCGTCAGGTGGAAGAACGGTACCGCGTCCTGTTCGAGAAGGTCCCGGTCGGTGCATTTCTGTACGATCGTCACCTCCGCGTCACCGAAGCGAACCCTCGTGCGCTCCAATTGTGGCGCCATCGGCCGGAGCTCCCCTTTGCGGGGTTGGACCTGACGACCGCCCGGGATTTGCGCTGGCTCCCCGCGCTTCGATCGGTCTTCGAGGGAGAAACCGGGCGCTACGAAGGCCCCTACCGTCCTTTCGAGGACATGCCCGGCGGCGAGCTCGCGATCGCGCTGCACGCGTGGCCCGTTCGCGATGGCGACGGTGCGATCGGGCACGGCATGGCGTTCGTGGAGGATGTCACCGAGAAGCAGCAGCTGGCGCGCAAACTCAGCGAGCGCACCTTGATTCAAGCGCGCCTTTTGCAGTCGGACCGTATGGCGTCGGTGGGAACGCTGGCGGCCGGCGTGGCCCACGAGATCAACAACCCGCTCGCCTATGTGAAGGCCAACCTCGACGTGCTCGCTTCACGGCGCATTCCGCAGCTGGCCGTGCTCGTACGGGCGCTCGAAGAAGAGCGCATCGAGACATTCGACGGCGACCAGGCGCAAAACGTCTATGAGCTCTCGGAGCGGATCGCGCAAATCGGATCCATGGTCGATCTGGCGCGCGAGGGCTCCGAGCGGGTGCGCACCATCGTGCGCGATCTCAAGACGTTCTCGCGCGCGGACGAGGAGTCGATGACCCCCATCGACGTGGCGCGCGTGCTCGATGCCTCGGTGAACATGGCGTGGAACGAGATCCGGCACCGCGCCCGGCTCGTGAAAGACTACGGCGACGTGCCGCCGGTGGAGGCCAACGAGTCGCGCCTCGGGCAAGTGTTCCTGAACCTGCTGGTGAACGCGGCGCAGGCCATCCCCGAGGGGCGCGCGAGCGAGCACGAGATCCGGCTGCGCACGTTCCTCGATGGGTCGGAGCGGGTGGTGGTGGCCGTATCGGACACGGGCTCCGGGATCCCGCGCGACACCTTGGGCCGCATCTTCGATCCGTTCTTCACCACCAAGCCGATGGGCGTGGGAACGGGGCTCGGGCTCTGGATCTGCCAGGGCATCTTGACCGCGCTGGGCGGCGAAATCGCGGTGGACAGCGAGCCGGGGCGCGGTACCACCGTCACGTGTACACTTCCCCAACGCTACGTGATGACCCATCAGCCCCTTGAAAAGAGCGATCCACCGCCGAGCACGCGCCGCGGGCGCATCCTGATCGTCGACGACGAGCCGGCCCTCGGTCCATCGCTCGCCATCGCGCTCTCCGACGAGCACGACGTGCTCTTCACCCGCAGCGGGCGCGAGGCGCTCGAGCTCCTGGCCAAGGACGACGGGTTCGACGTGATCCTGTGCGACTTGATGATGCCCGATCTCACCGGCATGGACGTCTACGAGAAGCTCGAGGAGACGCGCAAAGACCTCGCCGATCGCATGATCTTCGTCACCGGCGGCAGCTTCACCGCCCGCAGCGCCGACTTCGTCGCGTCCATCGCGCCGCGCATCCTCGAAAAGCCGTTCGACGTGCAACGGCTGCGCGAGATCGTGCGGGCGCGGCTCGGCCGCTGACTGCGCCCGCTCATGGTCCTTCCCCTGCAGGCGGAGGCGCGGGAGAGAGCGCCGGATCGGCCGCGGGGGCGGGCTTCTCCATCCAAGCACGCAGCTTTGCGACTTGCGCCGCGGAGGCGCCAAGCTCGGCGGCGTGGTCCAAGGCGCGGCGCGCTTCGTCTTTGCGCCCCAGCTTCGTGAGGGACCACGCGCGCCCCAGCTCGGCGGGGCTGTAGCGCGGGTTGCGGGCGAGCACGGTGTCGTAGGCCGCGAGGGCGGATTTGGGATCGTTTTTCATGACGGCGACGGTGGCGAGACCGAGCGCGTTGGCCGCAAAGGTGGGATCGACCGCGAGGCCCTCGCGGTAGGCGCGCTCCGCGGACGGAAGATCGCGCAGGTGGACGCAGACGAGGCCGAGCGCGTGCCAGATTTCGGCGTCGCGCGCGCCGCGGCGGATGGCTTGCTCGAGGCGAGGGCGCGCCTGTTCCACCTCGCCCCAGCGGGCCGCGCGCATGCCGCCCTCGCGCGGTCCGGCGGGGGACTCGGGCGCGACGGTGGCGGCTTCGTCGTAGGCGGCGAGCGCCTCTTCGAAGCGGTGCGCCAGCTCGTAGGCGTGGCCGAGCTCGATGAGCGGGGTAGGATCGCCGCGGGGAGAGCGGCGCTGGAGCTCGTCGACCTCGGCGCGCGCGCGACCGAGATCGCCTTGCGCCGCGAGGATGCGAATGAGCAGCCCGCGCGCCGCGCGGTCTTCGGGGGCCTCCTCGAGCCGCTGGGTGAGCACCCGCACGGCATCGGCGTCCTTGTGCTCGCGCGTGAGCGAGCGCGCGCGCTCGATGGCCGTGGGACGGCTGCACCCCGAGACGAACGACGCGAAAGACGCCGCGAGGAGCGCGGTGCAAGCTGCCGTCGCAAGCGCGCGGCGAAAGTGGTACATCCGATGCGCAAAAAGGAGCAGGACCATGTCGGAGATTCGGGTCATCGGCGTCCTCGGTGCAGGACAGATGGGAAGCGGCATCGCGCAAGTGGCAGCGGACGCGGGGTTCGATGTCAAACTGGCAGACGTTTCACTCGATGTCGCCCAAAAGGGGAAGGGCAAGATCGAGAAGATCCTCGCCAAGCAGGTCGAAAAAGGGAAGATACCCGCCGAGCAAAAAGACGCGCTCGTGGCGCGCATCACGCCCATCGCCGGCCCGGAGAACTTCACGGGGTGCGATCTGGTGATCGAGGCGGCCACCGAGAACGTCGATCTCAAGCTCGCGCTCTTCCGCCGCTGCGACGAGGCCCTGGCCAAGGGCGCCTACCTGGCGAGCAACACGTCGTCCATTTCGCTGACCAAGCTGGCGGGCATCACCTCGCGGCCCGATCGGGTCATCGGCATGCACTTCATGAACCCCCCTCCCCTGATGAAGCTCGTCGAGATCGTGCGCGCCGTGCAGACCTCGGAGGAGACGTACGCCACCATCTTCGCGCTGGCCGAGAAGATGGGGAAGACGGTCATCACCAGCAAAGACTCGCCCGGCTTCCTCGTGAACCGCATGCTCATCCCCATGCTGAACGAAGCATGTTTCGCGCTGCAAGAAGGCATCGGCTCGCCGGCCGACATCGACACCGGCGCCAAGCTGGGCCTCAATCATCCCATGGGACCGCTGGAGCTGGCGGATCTCATCGGGCTCGATACGGTGCTCTTCATCGCCGACGTGCTCCACCGCGATCTGGGCGACGACAAGTACCGCGCGCCCACCCTGCTGCGCAACCTGGTCGCCGCCGGCTGGCTCGGACGCAAGACGGGCCGCGGCTTCCACGATTACAGCGTGGTGCCCAACCCGGCGGCCGCGGGCGGCGCCAACGTGAACGCGAAAGGCGGCAAGCCGTGAGCTCCGTCGTCCTCGTCGAGCGGGCGGGTTCGGTGGCCATCGTCACCTTGAACCGTCCCGACAAGCTCAACGCGCTCAACCAGGAGCTGCTCGCCGCTTTGTACGGCACCTGGAGCGAGCTCGATCACGATCCCACGGTCTTGGCCGCCGTGCTCACCGGCGCGGGCGAGAAGGCCTTCGCCGCCGGCGGCGACATCGCCGCCATGTCGAAGATGTCGACCAACGAAGCCAAGAGCTTCTCCGATCTGGGCCACACCGTGCTCCATCGCATGGAGAGCGCGCACTTCCCCATCATCGGCGCGGTCAACGGCTTCGCCCTCGGCGGCGGCTGCGAGCTGGCGCTCGCGTGCGACTTCATCTACGCCGCCGATCGCGCGCGCTTCGCCCAGCCCGAGGTGAGCTTGGGCGTCATCCCCGGCTTCGGCGGCACCCAGCGCCTCGCCCGCCGGGTCGGCATCGGCCGCGCGCGCGAGCTATGCCTCACGGGCGACACCATCGGCGCCGACGATGCGCTCCGCATCGGCCTGGTGAACGCGGTGGTCCCTCATGCGGAGCTCCTGCCCACGGTGCGCGTGCTGGCCGAGAAGATCGCCTCCAAGGGCCCCGTGGCCATCGCCCAGTGCAAGCGGGTCATGCAGCGCGGCGAGGACGTGCCGCTCCCCGTGGCCGCCGAGCTCGAGGCGCAGGCGTTCGCCAGCTTGTTCGGGACCGAGGATCAAAAGGAAGGCATGCTCGCCTTCCTCGAGAAGCGCGCGGCATCGTTCAAGGGGCGCTAGCGCGCTCGGTCGCGTCGGCGGCGCCGGCAGCCGCAGCGGCAACAGAAGAGATCGCGGCCACCTGGGACGAGACGTAATGACTCGGGCGGCCGCCGCGCCGGACCAAGGTGGCGCCCGATCGTTCGGCGTCCGCCCGCTTCATCAGGGTCATGCGCCCGTCGATGGCGACGGCCACACCGTGCCAGGGGGTGAGCCAATCATCGGGCGTCTCCATCAACCGGATCCCGAGCTTGCCCGTCCCGCAGCGCTGCGGGTGAATCGAGAGGCGCACCGCATCGGGGAACCTCTCGGCCACCAATTCGCCCCATGCGCGGCTGCGCTGAATCACACCGTAAGCCCGCGCGCGCGCCTCGCGTTGGGCGCTGGTGCGCGTGCCTTGGTAATGCGGCCCGAGTCGGTCCTCGAGCAAAAAGCGCGTCATCCCCCGGTACAAGTCGACGGCCTCCCCACCGCGGAGCACCTCTTCGCGCAGCCCCGCCAGGGTCGGTCCGTACGTGCCGATCAAGCTCGCGCGCATCGCATCGTGATCGCAAGCCGGGTAGGCATCGTCCAGGTCGAACATTTCCAGCCGATCGGCGCCGAGCCGCTCGATCATGCGCTTCAACTCGACGTGGTAGTCGGTGATATCGCCGTCCGAAACGTCGATCAAATCCCCGAAGACGCGCCCGTCCGAGCAAATGACGAATCGCGCCCCCGGAGGATAAATCCGCTCGATGCGGTCGCAGAGCGATTGGAGGAATTCCAGCGCACACCGCTCGGCCATGTCGGGCAATGGACCGAGCGTCTTGGCACGATTGGGTGACTTGGTGGGAAATGCGGGCAACACGAAGACCAATTCGCGATTGGCCACCACGCTCGCATCGATCCGCGAAAGGTGGGGCTCCGCGCAAGGATCGCAGAGCCCTGCCGGCGCCGCGGTGCAGTCCGACCCCGCGAGAGCCGTCCGTCGGTAGGCGGCGAGCAGACGCAAGACGTCCGTGGCCACCGTGAAGCTGAGAGGTACCCCGAGCACGAGCTCATCTTCGGTTTTGCTGGCGATATTGTAAATTCGCCAAATCTTTATAAGATTATATAGATCATCATTATAGTGAATCCCGCGCCAAAAATCGCCGCGTCCGTGCGCGAGGCGCGCCCCGTGGATTGGCCGGCGGACACCCAACGACACGCTCCTCTATTGAAGCGGCGCCTCGTGGAGCACGCGGGCGAGTGATTCGAACACCGAGCGGCGCGGATCGTCCATGCGGAAGACCAGGCGAAAGTAATCGTGCAGCGGGGTGACCGATTTGAAGATCTCCTGAAATGTGCCGCTCGCGAGCTCGCGCCGGATCAAATAGCGCGGGAGCACGGCCACCCCTGCCCCATCGGCCACCCGATCGCGGATGGCGTTGATGCTCCCCAGGCACGCGATCCGCTGAAAGCGCAGTCGATCGCCCCCGCCGGAGGCGTCCCTCCAATAGCGAAACAGCGGGAGCTCGGGGCCGTGATCGATCAAGACGTGCGACAGCGCGTGCTCCACGCGCGTCAGCGGCTGGCGCCGCAGGAGGGTGCGCGCGCCGCAAAAGGCATAGTCCTCGCGGTGCAGACGGAGCGAATCGAGCTTGGGGTCCTCGAGGCGCGTGGAGGTGACGGCGCAATCCACCTCCATGGTGCGAACACGCAAGAGCAGGTCGGAGCCGGAGCCGAAATAGAGGTGCAGCTGCATCCACGGCATGGCCTTGGAGAGGCCCTCCAGCTGCGGCATGATCCAGCTCATACCGAGCTCCCAGCGGGTGCCCAGGGTGAGCTCCACGGTGGCCGGCCCCATCTCGCCGTGCACGGCGCGCACGCAATCGCTCGCGGCCGCGATGCACTTCTCGGCGTGCGGCACCAGCGCCATCCCCGCGTCGGTGAGCGTGACCGAGCGCGTGGTGCGGCGAAAGAGCGGGGCGCCGAGCTCCATCTCCAGCTGCCGAATGCGCTGTCCAAAGGCCGCGGGCGTAATGCCCAATGGCCGCGCCGCCTTGCTGAAATTGAGCAAGCGCGCGGCGGACAAAAAGCACCGCAAGTTCTCCAAAGATGGGAGCACGCCGAAAGAACTAATGGATTCGGACTACTCGCAAAAGCGGATTCCGCCAGCTGAAGGGGAGAAGCCGCCCGCGCGCCCGCGGCCGTCCAGCTCCCGCGCCGCTCGCGCACCCCCCGCGGGACGGCGCCTCCCACGACGGAAAGCGTCATTTGCGAACGACGTATTCGATCACCGGATCGCGCGAGGTGGCCACCTCGTCCAGATTGGCGATTCGCAGCTTGCCGAGGTTATGCAAGTACTCCACGTGGGCGCCGGCCTCCTCGATGGCGAGGAGAAACCCGTAGCCCTCCTGCGGTCCGAACAGCGCATCGGCTACACCGAGCACGGTGCGCGGCACGTCGCAGACCTCCAAGACGCGACCGAGGCGTTGCCGGTGGAAGTTGGCAATGCCATCGATGCGGGCGCGCAAGTCCCAAATGGGCTCTTCGTGGCCGCCCAGCGCATAGTTGATCCCCTCGACCTTTCGGATCTTGGCCAGGCTATGGAAGAAGTGCTCGAGGCCCGCGAAGGGGGTGATGGCCTGCGGAAATTGGTGCGGCGTGATGCGCGCGAGCACGTGATCGCTCGTGAGCAGCACGTCGTGCACCTGCAAGCAAATGAGGCCAGGGCAGTGTCCCGGCACGTGGTGCACCCGGTAGCCGGGGCCGATCTGGTCACCGTCGCGCAGGACCCGGTCGACTTTGACCGCGGCGAACATCGTTTTATGCGCGGTGTACAGGGCCAAAAGCTCGGCGCGCTTTTCATCGTCGATGCCGGCGCGGCGCAAGTACACGTCGATGTCCTTCGAGACGACCACCAGGCGCTCGTCGAACCCGGAGAGGACGCGCGCGTCGAGCTCGTGGACCGCGAGGTGCGCGCGCGTCTCGCGCTTGATGGCGTTCGCGCCGCCGAAGTGGTCGTAGTGGGCGTGCGAAATGACGCACCAGTCGAGCGCTTCGTAGCGGACGTCCTCGTGGAAGAGCGCACGGACGACGGCGAAGCCAAGCGCCAGATCGCGGCGCGAGGTGGGCAGATCGGAGCCGCAGTCGAGCATCAGCGCGGAGCCGGGTTCGAGGACGACGTAAACGTTGTTGATGTGGCGCGGAAAGGTCTCCACCGAGAGGCAATAGATGCGGGTCTCGGTCCCCGCGCGAAAGCGCTGCACGCCCACCGCGCCATATTGCTCGAGGTAGGTGCGCCGTCGCTCCGCGTCCCCGTCGAGGGCGCGTTCGAGGTGCTCGAGGCGCCCGAGCCACTCCAGCGCGCGAAGCGCCTCTTCGTTCTCTTTGCCCTCGCGCAGGCGCGCTCGTGCCTCCAGAGGCTCGAGGTGGGCACCTTCCGCGGTGAGAACGGCGTCGTCGAGGAAGGCGCCCTCCGCGCGAAGAAAGAGCCACTCGAGTTTCCTTCGAACCTTGGACGGTACGGGCGCCATACCGTAGAGCGTAGCTCAGCGCGATGCGACGCGGCACATGTCCATCGGCCGAGCAGCCGGGTAATCGCCGGACTCCAGGGACGGCGCCACGATATGGCCAATCGTGGTGCCGCGGCTCGCGAGGTGTTCGCCGAGCCGGCCGGCCACGTACGAGAGTGTGTTCTCGGCGCGCGCGTCGAAAAAGGAGCCATCGAGCGGATCGATGAGCTCGATCACCCCAAGCGGGCGCTTCCTATGGGCGACCGGGGCCACCAGAACGCTGCGCACCGGGCCAAAAAAGGCGTGGCGGTTGCGGGGGCGGGCGTCGGTGGTGTGCTCGTCGTAGTGCCAGGAGCGGGGTGCGTCATCGCGCAGGGTCGACTGAATGAGCGGATCGTCCTCGTGGGTGCGCATCATGAGGGCATCGTCGGTGTCCGGTCCTTGCGCATACACGACCACGAACTGCCGCGTCTCGGCGTCGTAGACGTGCACGAGGCCGATGCGCGCGGGCGAAAATCGCAGCACCGCCGCCAGGCAGAAGCTCGCGGCCTCCGCCGTGGTCTCGCAAAAGGGCAAATCGCGAACCGTCTGAAAAAGGTCGTCGATGTCGTCGAACGAGGACGAGGCGGTCTCCGCATCGCGCGCAAACGCAAAGGGCTCGGGGCCGTCGTGGGTGAGCGCAAAGGGGTTCGGGTCGACATGGGTGACCCAGTCCTCGGGGTGAATGTCCACGTCCGGATCGAGCTCGATGACGGGCGCCGACACCAAGGTCGGGCGCGGTGCGCGCGGCGCCGTTCGCGCGCTCGCAGGGACCGCCGTGGTTACCGCGACCGGCGAATCGGGGCGCGGGA contains these protein-coding regions:
- a CDS encoding efflux RND transporter permease subunit: MWIVRLALRRPYTIAVFSFVILLLGSLSITRMRADIFPTIDIPVVLVVWNYPGMSADDMEKRVTFLSERAYSSTVDGISRIESQTISGTAIVKLYFEPGADIGGAIAQVGSVSSTALRLMPPGMQPPTIVRYNASNVPVAQMTVSSSTLTEQQLYDYGINFIRLRLFTVPGLATPAPYGGKQRQIMVDVDPGAVQSHGLSAQDVVTALLQSNLTQPAGAARMGNTEYDVALNNSPDVVADFNKMPIKTVGGAMVFLGDVAKVHDGFAVQNNIVRVNGQRATYLAILKKASASTLAVVDSAKELVPSIKAAAPEGMEIKIDFDQSTFVRAAIKGVLHEAVVSSLLVSLMILLFLGSWRSVIIVSTSIPLAIFSALIGLFLTGNTLNIMTLGGLALAIGMLVDDATVAVENIHRNRHLGKPLTVAILDGAEEIATPALAATLTICIVFFPVVMLTGPAKFLFVPLALSVVMSMMASYVLSRTLVPTLSRMLMEKEKLHADGPGLWDRFNRARDRGFDRLQAGYTRVLSLVLKHRAFTIGIGVAVVVVTLPLGKLVGMDFFPQVDAGQMRLHVRAPSGTRIEETEQLLAQVEQTIREVIPPKDLDNINDNIGLPIFYNLAFVQTDSVGGQDADVLVSLHHGHAPTAVYQKKLRQEFAQRFPGVHLYFQPADIISQVLNFGLSAPLDIEIEGRDMDKSMEVAKVLQQKLKAIPGVVDVRIPQVFDHPALQVDVDRERAAQVGLQQRDISSNLLTSLSSSSLVSPSFWVSPQNGVNYSVVVQTPIDRMGSVAELKGLPLTTGNHAITETGSGPGGGSLSPGVTPYLGGVSQIRPIQTKSLVSHSLVQRVVEVQASVEGRDLGSVATDIKRAMAELKELPPNTKLNLRGQSESMNSSFLSLGTGLILAAVLVYVLMVVLYQSWLDPFIIMFAVPGALSGVLWMLAITHTTLNVESMMGAIMAVGVAVSNSILVVNFANEVRAENDIGPLAAALEAGKTRLRPVLMTALAMILGMIPMALGTGEGGEQNAPLGRAVIGGLLVATGVTLFIVPLMYSLLRRKAPTKHKLDAKFDLEASAIYEPAVAGHSPNVEGSPS
- a CDS encoding MarR family transcriptional regulator, producing MVEVKDSPQVQTSSVLLAEEISRLILRTRKRLWHMMAATLEERGESSFDWPVLCYLARNGPSSQRDLAYGVAQHPAGLSRLIEELEGRKLVRRRVDKNDRRRQLVEATAKGKAWVDDLTPHVFAAFDQALGGLEDDERHVLRSLLIKLLAAPTPE
- the mtnA gene encoding S-methyl-5-thioribose-1-phosphate isomerase, producing the protein MSSIGGGTPIPTLKTGRAHPHPEPLSGSLFSAAELMPGDRHVVMLDQRLLPRIERYEIFSRVEQVADAISTMKVRGAPAIGIAAAYGLVLAAGFIEGSRERFLESMQTADKLLRRTRPTAVNLAWALDRMARTVARIAGEAPIQRVLALGAEARAIHSEDVAACRAMGALGAANVRDGATVLTHCNAGALATGGYGTALGVIRAARDAGKKIRVLSAETRPLLQGARLTAWELHKDGIQVETITDSMVASFMARGLIDQVIVGADRVARNGDVANKIGTYGVACLAQLHGIPFDVAAPWSTVDLACPSGADIPIEQRGEREVSHVSIGESEVQIMPDGVRAHNPSFDVTPFRLIRALYTERGTASPLTAETLARLAPSLP
- a CDS encoding ATP-binding protein, with product MRVGREPDDEVHGALRQVEERYRVLFEKVPVGAFLYDRHLRVTEANPRALQLWRHRPELPFAGLDLTTARDLRWLPALRSVFEGETGRYEGPYRPFEDMPGGELAIALHAWPVRDGDGAIGHGMAFVEDVTEKQQLARKLSERTLIQARLLQSDRMASVGTLAAGVAHEINNPLAYVKANLDVLASRRIPQLAVLVRALEEERIETFDGDQAQNVYELSERIAQIGSMVDLAREGSERVRTIVRDLKTFSRADEESMTPIDVARVLDASVNMAWNEIRHRARLVKDYGDVPPVEANESRLGQVFLNLLVNAAQAIPEGRASEHEIRLRTFLDGSERVVVAVSDTGSGIPRDTLGRIFDPFFTTKPMGVGTGLGLWICQGILTALGGEIAVDSEPGRGTTVTCTLPQRYVMTHQPLEKSDPPPSTRRGRILIVDDEPALGPSLAIALSDEHDVLFTRSGREALELLAKDDGFDVILCDLMMPDLTGMDVYEKLEETRKDLADRMIFVTGGSFTARSADFVASIAPRILEKPFDVQRLREIVRARLGR
- a CDS encoding tetratricopeptide repeat protein; the encoded protein is MTRISDMVLLLFAHRMYHFRRALATAACTALLAASFASFVSGCSRPTAIERARSLTREHKDADAVRVLTQRLEEAPEDRAARGLLIRILAAQGDLGRARAEVDELQRRSPRGDPTPLIELGHAYELAHRFEEALAAYDEAATVAPESPAGPREGGMRAARWGEVEQARPRLEQAIRRGARDAEIWHALGLVCVHLRDLPSAERAYREGLAVDPTFAANALGLATVAVMKNDPKSALAAYDTVLARNPRYSPAELGRAWSLTKLGRKDEARRALDHAAELGASAAQVAKLRAWMEKPAPAADPALSPAPPPAGEGP